TGTTCCCCAACTTCCTCCTCCTACTACCGTTATCTTCTTCATATACTCATACCTCTTTTTTATGGTATCAAATATTTTTGTCTTTCTTTAGGAACCCACCATTCTTCTAAGTTATACCCTATTCCTATGGCTGAGGTTTTTACCTCCTGAACCCTTGAACTTATAGCCTCTAAACTCATAGGTATATAAAGAAATGTATAGGGTTGGTCTTCAGCCAAGATCTCTTGTACTTTAAAATAGATTTTCTTTCGTTTTTTTACATCTAAGGTATATCTTCCTTGTTCTAAAAGACGATCAAGTTCAGGATTAGCGTATCCCACAAAATTTAACCCAGGAGAGACTGTTTTGGAAGAATGGAAAATGTCGTAAAGGTCTGGGTCTGGGCCAGTAGACCAACCCAAGATAACTGCTTCAAACCTTCTTTTGTCTATAAACTGATGGATAAGGGTGGTCCATTCTAAAGTTCGAATGTTTACCTTTATTCCTATTTTTGAAAGCTCTTGTTGAATAATCTGAGCGGCAAGAAGCCTTGGAAGATTACCTTGATTAACCAATAGGGTAAACTCAAAGGGTTTACCTTCCCTTTCTAACAAACCTTTTTCGTTTCTCTTAAAACCTGCTTCTAAGAGTAAGGTTAAAGCCTTTTGAGGATCATAGGGACAACTTTTTTCTATCGCCGGGTTGTAAAACCAGGTATCAGGTTTATAAGGACCATAAGCCGGTATCCCCTGACCTAAAAGCGCCCCCTTTACTATCTTTTGTTTATCTATCGCATAACACAAAGCCTTTCTTACCCTTTTGTCTCTAAAAATCGGATGAGCCAGGTTATACCCTATGTAAGTAAAAGAAAAAGCAGGATATTTATAGATATGAAAAGACTTTTCTATTTCTTTTTCCCTCTGAAGTTTTAAGTATTGAAGAGGGGTTAAGGAAACCCAATCTATACTCCCAGAACGAAGTTCCATAAAAAGGGTTGTAGGGTCAGGAATGATACGATAGATAAGATAGTTTAAATAAGGTCTACCTTTATAGTAAAGAGGATTAGCTTTTAAAACAATTTCCTGCTGAGTCTTCCATCGTACCAACGTAAAAGGGCCATTACCGATGGGATTTCTTCCAAAAACATTTTTTAAATAATCAAGGTCCTTCCCCTCAAGCAGATGTTTCGGAAGAACCACCAAATTACCCCAAGAAGACAGAGCTAAAGCAAATGGCCTTTTATAGGTAACCCTAAAGGTATAAGGATCAAGTATCTCAAACTTTTCTACCTCAAGAAAATCGCTGGCATAGGGAGTAGGTATCTTAGGGTCAGTAATCAACCGGTAACCAAAAGCTACATCTTCTGCTGTAACCTCAACCCCATCACTCCATTTAACTCCTTTTCTTAAATAAAAAGTAAAAGTTTTTTGATCTTCTGATATTTCATACCTTTCAGCCAATTCCCCTACAAGATTAAGGTCAGGTCCGTATTTAACCACCCCCAAAAACAGATGCCCCCCTATCGTATGACTCATAACATCTGTGGCTATCATAGGCACCATTACGCTGGCATCAGCTATAGCTCCTATAACCAGGGCATCTCCGTAGTCTTTAGAAAAGCTCTGTTTAGAGGTAGTTCCATAAAGCAAAATCAACGTCCCAAAACCAAAAGTAAAACATAAAACTAAAACTAAAACTAAAATTAAAAACTTTGGTTTCAACGACATGGTTATTCCTGTAAAGAGCTAATCCGAGGTTTTTTAAAAATTTTTATTCCCTTGTATATTATCAAAATAAACCTGCTCACTACCACCAAAACGATGGCAAAAGCCCACCAAAAAACTTCAAATCCTGTGACCTTGCCTTCAAAAAGATGTATCATAAACTCTCTTATCAAGAAGGCTATCAAAGCCTCTATCAGGATTTCCATACTTACTGCCTCGTGTTCAAAATAATCTACAAAAGCCCTTATCAATTCAAGTACCACTATCAAACTCAATACGTTGGTTACCAGATCTTTAAAACTTGCCCTAACTGTGGGTTCACTAAAAACAAAGGTAAGATCTTTGACGGTTTTAAAAATTCCTATTCCTAAACTTACGATCAAAATGATGATGGCTAAATTAAAAGCAAGCTTAATGATACCTTTATAAACACATAAAACAACATTTTGTAAAGCCTCTAACTGAGAAGATGGGCTACAGGGAAGGTCTTTTTTCATACCTTTAGTCCTACCTCCTTAAAAATTTTATAGACAGGACCTTTAGGGGTTAGTTTGCTCTCAAAAAAATCAATCTTTCTTACAGGAAACCTTATACCTTCAAGTCTTTCAGCCTCTTTGTAAAGGTTCTTAAAGTAGTCTTCAAAGGCTGACTTGTCTTTTATTTCTTTTATCCTAAAGAGGGTGATATGGGGATGAAACCTTTGATCAAGGCCTAACTTGAATTTTTTAAAGGCTTTATGTAAATCTTC
Above is a genomic segment from Thermodesulfobacterium commune DSM 2178 containing:
- a CDS encoding peptide-binding protein, with product MSLKPKFLILVLVLVLCFTFGFGTLILLYGTTSKQSFSKDYGDALVIGAIADASVMVPMIATDVMSHTIGGHLFLGVVKYGPDLNLVGELAERYEISEDQKTFTFYLRKGVKWSDGVEVTAEDVAFGYRLITDPKIPTPYASDFLEVEKFEILDPYTFRVTYKRPFALALSSWGNLVVLPKHLLEGKDLDYLKNVFGRNPIGNGPFTLVRWKTQQEIVLKANPLYYKGRPYLNYLIYRIIPDPTTLFMELRSGSIDWVSLTPLQYLKLQREKEIEKSFHIYKYPAFSFTYIGYNLAHPIFRDKRVRKALCYAIDKQKIVKGALLGQGIPAYGPYKPDTWFYNPAIEKSCPYDPQKALTLLLEAGFKRNEKGLLEREGKPFEFTLLVNQGNLPRLLAAQIIQQELSKIGIKVNIRTLEWTTLIHQFIDKRRFEAVILGWSTGPDPDLYDIFHSSKTVSPGLNFVGYANPELDRLLEQGRYTLDVKKRKKIYFKVQEILAEDQPYTFLYIPMSLEAISSRVQEVKTSAIGIGYNLEEWWVPKERQKYLIP
- a CDS encoding phosphate-starvation-inducible PsiE family protein, which produces MKKDLPCSPSSQLEALQNVVLCVYKGIIKLAFNLAIIILIVSLGIGIFKTVKDLTFVFSEPTVRASFKDLVTNVLSLIVVLELIRAFVDYFEHEAVSMEILIEALIAFLIREFMIHLFEGKVTGFEVFWWAFAIVLVVVSRFILIIYKGIKIFKKPRISSLQE